In Pochonia chlamydosporia 170 chromosome 3, whole genome shotgun sequence, the following are encoded in one genomic region:
- a CDS encoding DExH-box splicing factor binding site domain-containing protein translates to MSEPPKGRIAIKFGSTASQKTSKPSRTAPSSTLGKRPRSHALGADSDSEPDNDHHHQKHEAITGFGANGAESKHKKQVPKKEYVIAKQANRDWRGELKAQRKPTNQDHESTDREPADQDKGLTWGLTIKEKTDQPTPEPHESPEPETAPKPRSADEEALDALLGNKPKETKVITTEDDVYKRDAEAAGVASTLEDYEAMPVEEFGAALLRGMGWDGEHRGPKVKDVRKRQNRLGLGAKELKGVEDLGGWNQGSKKRRPRLDEYRREESKRKEGRGREDSYKRERERDRERDRYRDDRGRHRDDRDRRR, encoded by the coding sequence ATGTCCGAACCACCCAAAGGCCGAATAGCCATAAAATTCGGCTCAACCGCCTCCCAAAAAACCTCAAAACCATCCCGCAcagcaccatcctcaacccTCGGCAAGCGGCCGCGCTCGCACGCCCTCGGCGCAGACTCCGATTCCGAACCAGACAatgaccaccaccaccagaaaCACGAAGCAATAACCGGCTTTGGCGCCAACGGCGCAGAATCAAAACACAAGAAACAAGTCCCCAAGAAGGAATACGTCATCGCGAAACAAGCAAACCGCGACTGGAGGGGCGAACTCAAAGCGCAGCGCAAACCCACCAACCAAGACCATGAATCGACGGACAGAGAGCCTGCCGATCAGGATAAAGGTCTAACATGGGGCCTTACCATTAAAGAAAAGACAGATCAACCTACGCCGGAACCTCATGAATCCCCAGAGCCAGAAACAGCGCCAAAGCCCCGATCAGCAGATGAGGAAGCCCTCGACGCACTACTAGGCAACAAACCCAAGGAGACAAAGGTCATCACCACAGAAGACGATGTATATAAGCGGGATGCTGAGGCCGCAGGCGTAGCATCCACATTAGAAGACTACGAGGCCATGCCAGTCGAGGAATTTGGCGCGGCTCTCCTCCGAGGAATGGGATGGGACGGGGAGCACCGCGGCCCAAAGGTCAAGGATGTGAGGAAGCGGCAGAATCGGCTGGGTCTGGGGGCGAAGGAGCTGAAGGGTGTGGAAGATCTGGGCGGCTGGAACCAGGGGAGTAAGAAGAGGAGGCCGCGGTTGGATGAGTATAGGCGGGAGGAGAGCAAGAGGAAGGAGgggagagggagggaggaTAGTTATaagagggagagggagagggatCGGGAACGAGATCGGTATAGGGATGATAGGGGTAGACATAGAGATGATCGGGATaggaggcggtga
- a CDS encoding mitochondrial sodium/hydrogen exchanger (similar to Aspergillus terreus NIH2624 XP_001218031.1) encodes MGLATEVADLGFKLLRREDSDEEGDGAKKELYAAWTIFIAILLLIAAFFTSYMLQIKKVTAIHETVISIFAGMTVGLILMITSGDSIRSLINFDYQIFFNLLLPPIILSSGYELHQANFFRNIGTILTFAFAGTFLSAVVIGLILWLFSLLPGTLKMTFVDAISVGATLSATDPVTILAIFNTYKVDPKLYTIIFGESILNDAIAIVIFETAQKYNKGEATSYGILSFFEGVGIFLLVFFSSLMVGIVVGVATALLLKFTYLRRYTKIESSLVFLIAYATYFFSQGVHLSGIVSLLFCGITLKHYAYFNMSRRTQLTTKYIFQVISQLSENFIFIYLGLALFTDSALSFQPPLIMVTILAVCAARWVAVFPLSKAINWFIWYRAKRRGIEVGEELPYNYQAMLFWAGLRGAVGVALAELLTGDNALALRATVLVVVVLTVIIFGGTTARMLEILGIRTGVVEEIDSDDEFDIETLAGGLHAKRSGGGIGYTPRRNGTIALSNLEEGRSASYVSGHRSPHLPGSGQNTRGNSLSRKNSTRNQEDLERTDLLARNGDDSDFDTDIDTSDLPPPARRARLSPQPSPQTDSAFMSPTGEPSQPAPMTATGAIRQLWSAEDPAGLFRQLDEDFIKPKLLLQGDNNKGGHGGSGPST; translated from the exons ATGGGGTTGGCAACAGAAGTCGCCGACCTGGGGTTCAAGCTCCTGA GGCGAGAAGACAGTGACGAAG AAGGCGATGGCGCGAAGAAGGAATTGTACGCAGCATGGACAATCTTCATCGCCATTTTACTGCTCATCGCGGCCTTTTTTACGAGTTACATGCTTCAAATCAAGAAAGTGACTGCAATCCATGAAACAGTCATTTCCATTTTCGCAG GCATGACGGTTGGATTAATCCTCATGATTACTTCGGGCGATTCGATACGAAGCTTGATTAATTTCGACTACcaaatcttcttcaacctgcTACTGCCGCCGATTATCCTGTCTTCCGGCTACGAGTTGCACCAAGCCAATTTTTTCCGCAACATTGGCACAATTCTCACATTTGCCTTTGCAGGAACGTTTTTGTCTGCCGTTGTTATAGGGTTAATTCTTTGGCTCTTTTCACTGCTCCCCGGAACTCTTAAAATGACATTTGTTGACGCAATTTCTGTTGGTGCCACTTTGTCAGCTACTGATCCCGTCACCATTTTGGCTATTTTCAACACCTACAAGGTCGACCCTAAGTTGtacaccatcatcttcgGCGAGTCAATCCTCAACGATGCCATTGCTATTGTCATTTTTGAGACAGCACAGAAATATAACAAGGGCGAGGCAACTAGCTATGGAATCCTCAGTTTCTTCGAAGGTGTGGGCATCTTCTTGCTGGTTTTCTTCAGCAGTTTGatggttggcattgttgtCGGCGTTGCCACCGCTTTGCTACTCAAGTTTACGTATCTCAGGAGATATACCAAGATTGAAAGCAGTCTCGTTTTCTTGATTGCCTATGCCACCTACTTTTTCTCCCAGGGTGTGCACTTGTCTG GTATCGTATCGTTGCTTTTCTGTGGTATAACGTTGAAGCACTATGCTTATTTCAACATGTCTCGCCGAACTCAACTCACGACCAAGTACATCTTCCAAGTAATCTCGCAACTATCAGAAAATTTCATTTTCATTTATCTTGGACTGGCGCTGTTCACAGATAGTGCGCTATCATTTCAGCCGCCTCTTATTATGGTCACGATTCTGGCCGTTTGCGCTGCTCGATGGGTCGCAGTTTTCCCTCTCTCCAAAGCCATTAACTGGTTCATTTGGTACCGTGCCAAACGACGTGGCATTGAAGTTGGCGAGGAACTACCGTACAATTACCAAGCAATGCTCTTTTGGGCTGGCCTCCGTGGCGCAGTCGGTGTGGCTCTGGCTGAACTTCTCACTGGAGACAACGCCCTCGCCCTTCGAGCCACTGTGCTGGTCGTGGTCGTGCTcaccgtcatcatctttgGCGGCACCACTGCTCGTATGCTGGAAATCCTGGGTATCCGGACTGGCGTTGTGGAAGAAATcgacagcgacgacgagTTTGATATCGAGACACTAGCTGGCGGCCTCCATGCCAAACGCTCAGGCGGCGGTATTGGCTACACACCCCGGCGAAACGGTACAATTGCTCTCAGCAACCTAGAAGAAGGGCGGTCCGCCAGCTACGTATCGGGGCATAGATCACCGCACCTCCCAGGAAGTGGCCAAAATACCCGAGGAAACAGCCTCAGTCGAAAGAACTCCACCCGCAACCAGGAAGACCTCGAAAGGACTGATCTACTCGCCCGCAACGGCGACGACTCCGATTTCGACACCGACATTGACACGTCTGACCTGCCTCCTCCCGCTCGTCGCGCTCGCTTGAGCCCGCAGCCCTCTCCTCAGACAGACAGTGCCTTTATGAGCCCAACTGGCGAGCCGTCACAACCGGCTCCCATGACTGCTACCGGAGCCATTCGTCAACTTTGGAGTGCAGAAGATCCAGCAGGTCTGTTCAGGCAACTAGATGAGGACTTTATCAAGCCGAAGCTCTTACTCCAAGGGGATAACAACAAgggtggccatggtggctCTGGTCCATCGACCTAG
- a CDS encoding yap-binding protein (similar to Colletotrichum gloeosporioides Nara gc5 XP_007283408.1), whose amino-acid sequence MATNEPAKEPTTEEVIQRLKESRPPASDRFTYLTIIDKSMSPEILPALHEILEDVELTSDIGWDLVEMLIHVPGSESCLETIARLGNPREVILKVLQVMESVTGEGENGSVGNKYFITLCGMLGILYKRLQVKTPSRFLHTTLDTVYRSYDPTSAESTAAIISLMQSISAQKRPPLPSRQSSTLLETAVHTSDETKSAPDPEADNSDKPGADEPEIMSHLLRCFITCVIEAFVNSNSLEWAARTLEYTYPERIVPGRKTMMQAFNEVDELKAKDALVGQLAAVAGDLDFAKMSFPELREILQAPIVRDPLAIDFDPANIDDIKISGGGLLCLIAYWVFAGDVFDADQPRPEMHMFPDHQQLLKHYIGDDPQSEILNNPGTIESLVVLAIWLDGQKKLAPGGAADASAKDNYMPYHHLITLVSVFHPNIRVRNAATVIAGAVLHSDPDEDDRLAILEDLLENCMFASLQACAVTWLREEVISARKAGSKGRFSSPDCFESVQYTLFPDLTYLNEADIDTMLDFWAEGSPFHLQAANFALFLFGKDYKDLAPAGMAAAIEHRYVQPLLQAAKSLAQAVDKGEVEKPEDHKNTVMELGILKDTLERVPLQ is encoded by the exons ATGGCTACCAACGAACCGGCCAAGGAACCGACCACCGAAGAGGTCATCCAGCGACTTAAGGAATCTCGTCCCCCGGCATCCGATAGATTCACATATCTCACCATCATAGAcaagtccatgtcacctGAGATTTTACCGGCGCTGCACGAAATCCTAGAAGATGTAGAGTTGACCAGCGATATTGGATGGGACCTCGTTGAGATGCTCATCCACGTTCCCGGAAGTGAAAGCTGTCTGGAAACCATCGCGCGCCTCGGAAACCCACGAGAAGTTATCCTCAAGGTCCTGCAAGTCATGGAATCAGTGACTGGCGAAGGGGAAAATGGCTCGGTAGGGAACAAGTACTTCATCACTCTTTGCGGTATGCTCGGCATCCTGTATAAGCGACTGCAGGTGAAAACGCCGTCTCGATTTTTACACACCACGCTGGACACTGTATATCGATCCTACGACCCGACAAGTGCCGAATCTACCGCCGCTATTATTTCGCTGATGCAATCGATTTCGGCGCAGAAGCGGCCTCCCTTGCCCTCGCGACAGTCGAGCACCTTGTTGGAGACGGCGGTACATACTAGCGATGAGACGAAGAGCGCGCCAGATCCGGAGGCTGATAACTCTGATAAGCCCGGTGCCGATGAGCCTGAGATTATGTCACATTTGCTGCGCTGTTTTATTACCTGCGTTATTGAGGCGTTTGTCAATTCCAACAGTTTGGAGTGGGCGGCGAGGACGTTGGAGTACACGTATCCGGAGAGGATAGTCCCTGGGAGAAAGACCATGATGCAGGCATTTAACGAAGTGGACGAGTTGAAGGCAAAGGATGCACTGGTTGGCCAGCTAGCA GCAGTTGCTGGGGATTTAGATTTTGCCAAGATGTCGTTTCCAGAACTTCGAGAGATTCTTCAAGCGCCGATTGTTAGAGACCCCTTGGCAATCGACTTTGACCCAGCAAACATCGACGATATCAAGATTTCAGGGGGTGGATTGTTGTGTTTGATTGCTTATTGGGTCTTTGCAGGAGACGTCTTCGATGCCGACCAGCCTCGACCCGAAATGCACATGTTCCCGGACCATCAGCAACTACTGAAGCATTACATCGGAGATGATCCCCAGTCAGAAATATTAAACAACCCAGGAACAATAGAGTCGTTGGTCGTACTCGCGATCTGGTTAGACGGGCAGAAGAAACTCGCACCTGGCGGCGCAGCAGACGCAAGCGCCAAGGACAACTACATGCCATACCACCACCTGATAACCCTCGTCTCAGTTTTCCATCCCAACATCCGCGTTCGAAATGCAGCCACAGTCATTGCTGGAGCGGTCCTACACTCAGACCCGGACGAAGACGACCGACTAGCCATTCTAGAAGACCTCCTCGAGAACTGCATGTTTGCGTCCCTTCAGGCTTGCGCAGTAACCTGGCTCAGAGAAGAAGTCATTTCTGCGCGCAAAGCCGGTTCAAAGGGACGATTCAGCAGTCCCGATTGCTTCGAGTCCGTTCAGTACACACTATTCCCCGACCTGACGTATCTAAACGAGGCGGATATTGACACCATGCTGGACTTTTGGGCCGAAGGCTCGCCTTTCCATCTGCAGGCTGCAAACTTTGCGTTGTTCCTGTTTGGGAAAGATTACAAGGACCTCGCACCGGCGGGGATGGCGGCCGCCATTGAGCATCGATATGTGCAGCCGCTTCTGCAGGCGGCTAAGTCGTTGGCGCAAGCGGTGGATAAGGGAGAGGTTGAAAAGCCTGAGGATCATAAGAATACGGTTATGGAGTTGGGAATCTTGAAGGATACGCTTGAGAGGGTTCCTTTGCAGTGA
- a CDS encoding MYB and HSA domain-containing protein (similar to Verticillium alfalfae VaMs.102 XP_003003301.1): MTEVGHADLSRLLKSKRNECNAIVTSRKRKLRELFAVATQIDTLPNDAFVNPDAPAATPAEWQFLQANDILQGKPLNELHIPARQQQSLDKLKRSLALQISVPTNVPSSKPTPVPVPIPPSAIKKEPAAVPAQQPSDVSASKSGDALANGRPTLTPASSAQGTPTLKAQKPSRSPASPLKATPSKSVSPVAAEPPTNIKPMPNGVSATDNAGQRQTHVTFPPGTKEASVASAKQGDTVPDPASLSTNPTKPTTANSLKDTSTGVPLTVKFPSDAVKAAEAMSSPASTTHTATTPAVHDVSTDTSPDNEAPRFVDAARQQDKPDVNNVNQQPKVAESQDQGSGAEDQLLQESARSATTSATPQAAEEATKSASHSVPKPEIQTDEPTRPNVAEVPDSEGNTPDQMDIDAPEPAVQPQTNKALASRDANLPTNNSASPAPATAVKKEQVAHPPAPERAVTRVSSGAMRLKSVTEIVGGGSISRPSTVLDRDATKGSHDQLTPVTSTPQSPASKIRNGHKRDRSKGQVSTVLFGKQPKRVDEKSIVSGYKDAMQPTDDYYTPLFVQNFTGASNWMQPIEKILFQANKTIATPDANLVIQDHQACRVLRRVYHLQQHDKWSMRQLKRCPEPTRPPTQWDTLLKEMKWMRTDFREERKWKMAVARNLAYACAEWHEATLDERKQMQVPATIPPKAEAAEADVAMADADGDSADNQPTPDLVSSGDVDSPLPVDELSDDFVETVPPSAIFTLQEDDVVFGLRRTTASDALLDELPMYGSPLKVLNADVTNPEYDPDAHWRRPALPLSKYVEGNMKLVTHTPPRKRSRFNYENEESDDEREGAFVADLAVHNVVLPASTDEVALFHPDSKHIRDRLHAGHQFRPPSEHPMPVQSFYECRGPSQWTLVEDDELRGLVREYSYNWSLISNMLSTKSRFQSGAERRTPWECFERWINLEGLPADMQKTQYFKAYNSRIEAAQRVIAQQNQIAAQQASASGSAVTPVRRRPSVPLRVERRRNQKHLTLIDAMRKLAKKRETTIQKQQHSASQNSANKKTNDTIAQRQKKTPRDYSILRWERDQALAEKMAQFAQRQEAQRRAALQARAQGQVAQAAGAAGAGAQGQNGNHLPSSNVAAAGARPAIPSQLAAAAAAAAQRPRMPMQAPVNGVGVAGVQAQMNGGLSAPNQMTAIQQAQLQAALQGQQRMPMPNQQPDANLMLRAQRISEQQRVQIQQAQQQQQHHPQQQQQQQQVQQHQQQPQPQQQQQQHQPQQQVNGTTVGTPGQHSSPPLRNGINGINQQNFMTTAQAMMAQYSAAANANGHTSPPTNGLHMPASVNASSPGQRVHPQLPAGIAAQLAQLEAQFKAKNPNLTPEQARQVATEHLTRAMMAQRQSAMNAAAGGTGQPGLANSIAATTSPHQYAALLRQQQQQAALQAQQQAKAQQVQQAQQQQAQQRAASQASPTPGPTASPAQSHQRQSSGSATPSAGQ; this comes from the exons ATGACTGAGGTCGGGCACGCCGACTTATCGAGGCTGCTTAAATCAAAGCGCAACGAGTGCAA TGCAATCGTAACGTCGAGAAAGAGGAAGCTGCGCGAGCTCTTCGCGGTCGCGACCCAAATCGACACTTTACCGAACGATGCCTTTGTCAATCCCGACGCGCCAGCGGCGACACCAGCCGAATGGCAATTCTTGCAAGCAAACGACATCTTGCA AGGCAAGCCGCTGAACGAACTTCACATTCCTGCGAGGCAACAGCAGTCGCTGGATAAATTGAAACGATCGCTGGCTTTACAGATTAGCGTCCCGACGAATGTACCCTCCTCGAAGCCCACGCCTGTTCCCGTTCCTATACCTCCCTCggccatcaagaaggaaCCTGCAGCTGTGCCTGCACAACAGCCATCCGATGTATCTGCatccaagtctggtgatgcTCTGGCCAACGGCCGACCGACCTTAACACCAGCCAGTTCAGCACAAGGAACGCCGACCCTGAAAGCGCAGAAGCCATCACGAAGCCCAGCATCTCCCTTGAAGGCAACGCCCTCTAAATCAGTATCTCCCGTGGCTGCTGAGCccccaaccaacatcaaaccAATGCCGAATGGCGTCTCGGCCACTGATAATGCAGGACAACGGCAGACCCATGTCACATTTCCGCCAGGGACAAAGGAGGCATCCGTCGCTTCTGCCAAGCAAGGCGACACAGTTCCAGATCCGGCTTCGCTAAGCACCAATCCGACGAAACCAACAACCGCCAACTCGCTCAAAGACACCTCTACAGGCGTGCCACTCACCGTCAAGTTCCCTTCTGATGCTGTGAAGGCCGCTGAGGCTATGtcatcaccagcatcgaCTACTCACACCGCGACGACTCCGGCAGTACACGATGTATCTACAGATACCAGCCCGGACAATGAGGCTCCTCGATTTGTTGACGCTGCACGACAACAGGATAAACCGGATGTCAACAACGTCAACCAGCAACCGAAAGTTGCAGAAAGCCAGGATCAAGGCTCTGGTGCTGAAGACCAACTTTTGCAGGAATCTGCTCGATCCGCCACGACATCAGCTACGCCGCAAGCCGCCGAGGAGGCTACGAAATCAGCAAGTCACAGCGTTCCGAAGCCAGAGATCCAGACCGATGAGCCAACGAGACCAAATGTTGCTGAAGTTCCGGACAGCGAGGGCAATACCCCAGACCAGATGGACATTGATGCTCCCGAACCGGCTGTTCAACCGCAGACGAACAAGGCATTGGCTTCTCGGGATGCTAATCTACCGACAAATAATAGCGCATCCCCAGCTCCTGCTACTGCTGTCAAGAAGGAACAGGTTGCGCATCCTCCAGCACCGGAAAGAGCTGTCACTCGTGTGTCATCTGGTGCGATGCGACTTAAATCCGTCACCGAAATCGTCGGGGGTGGCTCAATCTCCCGTCCTTCTACTGTCCTAGATCGAGATGCGACAAAAGGATCACACGATCAACTCACACCTGTCACCTCCACTCCTCAATCTCCTGCATCCAAGATAAGAAACGGACACAAACGAGACCGATCCAAGGGCCAGGTTTCAACAGTTTTGTTTGGTAAGCAGCCCAAGCGGGTCGATGAGAAATCCATCGTATCAGGGTATAAGGACGCTATGCAACCAACAGACGATTACTACACTCCACTCTTTGTACAAAACTTCACCGGTGCTTCGAACTGGATGCAGCCTATTGAAAAAATATTGTTCCAGGCAAACAAGACCATCGCCACTCCAGATGCCAACCTGGTTATTCAAGATCACCAGGCATGTAGGGTGCTCAGGCGGGTGTACCATTTGCAACAACACGATAAGTGGTCCATGCGACAGCTGAAGCGATGCCCGGAGCCGACAAGACCCCCAACCCAGTGGGACACATTACTGAAGGAGATGAAATGGATGCGGACCGATTTCCGTGAAGAACGTAAATGGAAGATGGCGGTTGCACGAAACCTGGCCTATGCCTGTGCAGAATGGCATGAAGCAACCCTCGACGAGCGAAAGCAGATGCAGGTTCCTGCCACGATTCCTCCGAAAGCCGAagcagctgaagctgatgTCGCAATGGCCGATGCGGATGGAGACAGCGCCGACAATCAGCCGACTCCAGATCTCGTATCATCTGGAGATGTAGACTCACCGCTACCAGTGGACGAACTTTCCGACGACTTTGTGGAGACTGTACCTCCATCAGCAATCTTTACTCTACAGGAAGACGATGTTGTCTTTGGACTGCGACGCACGACTGCTTCAGATGCCTTGCTGGATGAACTTCCGATGTATGGGTCGCCCCTGAAAGTGCTCAACGCGGATGTCACGAATCCCGAGTATGATCCCGATGCCCATTGGCGGCGCCCTGCTCTGCCCTTGAGCAAGTACGTTGAGGGGAACATGAAGCTTGTGACTCATACACCTCCACGGAAACGCAGCAGGTTCAACTACGAGAATGAGGAGTCAGATGACGAGCGTGAAGGTGCATTTGTAGCCGATCTAGCCGTCCACAATGTTGTGCTTCCAGCTTCAACGGATGAAGTGGCACTATTTCACCCAGATTCAAAGCACATCCGAGATAGGCTACATGCTGGCCATCAGTTCCGACCACCCTCTGAACATCCAATGCCTGTGCAGAGCTTCTACGAGTGCCGCGGTCCCTCACAATGGACGTTGGTGGAGGATGACGAGCTCCGAGGTCTTGTTCGAGAGTATTCCTACAACTGGTCGTTGATATCGAATATGCTTTCGACCAAATCCAGGTTTCAGTCAGGAGCTGAGAGACGAACACCTTGGGAATGCTTTGAGCGATGGATCAATCTTGAGGGCCTCCCAGCAGACATGCAAAAGACTCAGTATTTTAAGGCATATAACAGCAGGATCGAAGCAGCACAGCGAGTCATTGCTCAACAAAACCAAATAGCTGCGCAACAGGCCAGCGCTTCTGGCAGCGCCGTGACCCCAGTGCGCAGGAGACCTTCGGTGCCACTGCGAGTCGAGAGACGCCGGAACCAGAAGCACTTGACTCTTATTGATGCAATGAGAAAACTCGCCAAAAAGAGAGAGACGACCATTCAAAAACAGCAACACTCAGCATCGCAGAACTCAGCCAACAAAAAGACGAACGACACCATTGCACAACGTCAAAAGAAGACACCACGCGACTACAGCATCCTGCGGTGGGAACGCGACCAGGCTCTGGCAGAGAAGATGGCGCAATTTGCGCAGCGACAAGAGGCTCAGCGACGAGCTGCTTTGCAAGCCAGGGCTCAGGGTCAGGTGGCGCAAGCAGCCGGAGCAGCCGGCGCTGGTGCTCAGGGGCAAAATGGAAACCATCTTCCGAGCAGCAATGTCGCAGCGGCTGGTGCTCGTCCAGCTATCCCAAGTCAACTGGCTGCCGCCGCGGCCGCCGCAGCTCAACGGCCTCGAATGCCTATGCAAGCTCCAGTCAATGGGGTGGGAGTTGCTGGCGTCCAAGCTCAGATGAATGGTGGACTTTCAGCTCCGAACCAAATGACTGCCATCCAGCAAGCCCAGTTGCAAGCTGCCCTGCAAGGACAGCAAAGAATGCCTATGCCTAACCAGCAACCAGACGCCAACTTGATGCTACGTGCTCAACGTATATCAGAGCAGCAACGAGTCCAGATCCAGCAggctcagcagcagcagcaacatcacccacagcaacaacaacaacaacaacaagtccaacagcatcaacagcagccCCAaccgcagcaacaacagcagcagcatcaacctcaacaacaggtcAACGGGACGACAGTTGGTACGCCTGGCCAGCACAGCTCGCCTCCCTTGCGTAATGGCATCAATGGAATCAACCAGCAGAACTTCATGACCACGGCgcaagccatgatggctcAATACAGCGCagccgccaatgccaacgGGCACAcgtcaccaccaacaaacgGTTTACATATGCCTGCCTCTGTCAATGCTAGTTCACCAGGCCAACGAGTTCATCCGCAACTTCCCGCTGGTATCGCAGCTCAGCTTGCTCAACTGGAAGCCCAGTTCAAGGCTAAGAACCCAAATCTTACACCGGAGCAAGCACGTCAAGTGGCAACAGAACATCTTACCAGGGCTATGATGGCACAGCGCCAATCTGCGAtgaatgctgctgctggtggaaCTGGACAGCCGGGCCTCGCCAACAGCATTGCGGCAACAACCAGTCCTCACCAATACGCAGCTCTGCTTcgacaacagcaacagcaggcGGCCCTCCAGgctcagcaacaagcaaAGGCCCAGCAAGtccagcaagctcaacaacaacaagctcaacagcGCGCAGCAAGCCAAGCCTCTCCTACACCTGGTCCGACTGCAAGCCCGGCACAGTCTCATCAACGCCAATCCAGCGGCAGCGCCACGCCTTCAGCCGGCCAATAA